DNA sequence from the Malus domestica chromosome 11, GDT2T_hap1 genome:
gagaaattttcaatAAGAAACCTCTACACTTGAACAAATtggggttttcaatttttagggTTAAATTCATattagaatttggggttttcacaTTTTATGCCATTTTCAGTCCCAAAATGATGATAATCATCACGAAATTGTTGTTGTAAGGGCAGATGCAAAGTTAAATTTGTAATTTAGGTCTAGTTTCAACAGATTTTGATATCAAGTTGGACTAGAGTTTTTGGATTTTGGTATCGGGTTTGAGAAATAAGTTGAGTTGCATTTAGTAACTACAGTCACAAAGACACTCACACACTGTCCTGAATAAATTTCATCTTAAACCTTATGGGTGAGATCTCAATTGTTGCAACAGGTTCACAAGGTTCCAACAACTGACATGGAGGCCCTTAAACCTCTACTCATGGGTTTGTTTGAAAAGCGCCGTGCATTCAAGTTCATTATATATGTTCAAGATTATAGTGAAACTGATCCTAAAACACGTGAGGGAATGGACTTAACAAGAGTGACAACTAGAGATTTGATCGCGTAAGTGGAAGGGTAATAACCTTTTTGCAAATGAAGTCTATAATCATTCTAAGAAGAATCATAACTTGCGGTCTTTACAATCTCATTGGTACCAATGCTTTGTCTCTGTTTTCTATTGTATAGGGTTCCTTGTAGAAAAGAAAGGTGGTCTTATTGTGATAAAGTAACAATCCAAGAacatttgtttatatttttgtgtGGTTGATGTTTTGACAGAAAATATGGTCTTGATGACAACACGGTTGACTTCATTGGGCATGCTTTGGCACTTCATAGGGATGATTGCTACCTGAATGAGCCTGCTCTAGATATTGTGAAGAGAATGAAGGTAAATATTGGTCAGGGTTCATAGATGTTGAATAAGCCTGAGTGCAGTTTATGGTGGGACTTATATGTTGAATAAGCTTGAGTGCAAGGTAATCCTTAcacatttttcttggttttaacactctttcattttgcattagTTTGTGTCTAATTCCTATCTAGACACTAAGTTTAATGCATGATGCAAGTTAGAGTTCAACGAGGAAGGGAAAGTTATCGGTGTCACATATGAAGGGGAAACTACTAAGTGCAAAAAAGTTGTTTGTGATCCTTCTTACTTGCCTAACAAGGTAAACCTTTCTGAGTAAAGTATTTAAAGGTGGTGGGACGTTAATATTAGTTTTATGTTCATCTTATGCTTTACAAGTATGCATATGgttgtttttatttataagtTTGCAAGGGACACAATATCTTCTCTGTTCTTCTGTATCTTGCTTGAAGGGTGAAGAAAAATGCTTATTCCCCAACACTTACTAAAAATTTATCGCATTTTGACAGGTTAGGAATGTTGTTAAGGTTGCAAAAGCTATTGCCATCATGAGCCACCCAATTCCAAACACCAATGAATCTCACTCAATGCAGGTTATCTTGCCACAGAAGCAGTAGGGTCGCATATCAAATATGTGAGTTCTCTTATCTTTTGTTTGGGACCAATATTTGTTTTGCAATGAATGTCGTGTGCTTATTTGAGAAGGTCCTTTGTAACTGTTGCTTTAGAAAAAACAATCCTATGACTAGGTTGTTTTATGCTATGGCAAGGAAATGGGTTTTCTTTAATTGGAAGAAAGGAATGGTATAGTTTATATGCATACAATGTCTAAACcacaatttttaaatttctgTTATGTAATATCCTACTATCATTTCGACTCCAAACTACTACCAAAAGGAGAAAACAGTGGTATTTAGAGCAAGCCTCTGGGGAACTCGTGTCTACTTTGAACCAATAGCTTGTTGGTGGATATTTATTCATCCTGAGTTGTCcctttgtttctttttactGTTTCATAGAACCATGTCTTTCATATAAGGTTTAACCAAATTTCTTGGAATTTTTTAGCAGGTTCTTGATTTCAGTGTGGACCTAAGTGCTGCAGAAGAAGGAATAGCAAAGCTGCATGTGGTGCTTGAATTGATAATTGTGCTTTGTTCCAAGTGCACTGAGCTACTTAAGTTACCTTACCTGTGGCGGTGGTAATCCTCATACCGTGGAGGATTATATGAGTTATCACTCATTTTTAATCATAGACTTGATATGTTATATATTGCGAGTATGTGTGGAAGCATGTAAACAAAATGATAACTTGTCAGAGAACTATTTCTTTCAAGTTAATGATGTGTGGAGTGGATTTGGTTCTAATCTGTTTGGTTTTTTGCCTCGCATCATTGTGGTCTTGGGATTGAATGCAATTACCATGGTATGGACTGAAATTAGCTTATACATACGAGAGCAATTCCAAGTAATTATTTCACAATTGAGTAAAAAATTGAACTTGTCAGACATCAATTTTCGTTCTACTCAAATACCTTTAACTTTAATCTACAATTTTAAACCAAAGGTGAATAATTAAGAAAAGCGTCCTGAACCCTGTCGATTGTTGGGAGAACATTTTGTTATATTCATGTTTGGAACAATGCTACTCTTAAATCATGTATGTTTCTTTCGTTGGCaagaaaatttggtttttgtatttttattgagTCTCACTCTCAtccaatattattaattttaataatatctttaattaaaaaaagcaATTAAAATAGAACAATAATTTATTCCTAGTTTGAGCAAACATCAAACTTGTTACAATACTGTTTTCATTATCCTAttttttagtccgacactgcaccaaacgcttcactaagctagtccagcttagtctagtctaagccagtctagCTTAGTCCTTGCAGCTactccagtccgagacagtccagTGCAACAAACACAGAtttcttttctccattttgTGGATTGTCCCTTCGATGAGACAGTCTCCCCACTGTTAAGGGAAGGAAAGAACGTCAATGTTCGTAATGAACGACGTGAATTTGCATGGACATTGcctactatgtctcatctcTATCCTCGTATCACATAGTGTGATAAGCAGGTGCGATGCACTGTaaatttcagaatgttgctctagACGTATTTCTCTAGTCTAGCTGAAGTGACAAGATCAAAAACACgagctgcaaacatgcctgcaaggattGACACGCCAAGAGGGCGTTAGAGCTGCGTGCCGAAAGGGCGTTCCGCCCCTACCTGTATTTCACCAGGGTTGTTTGGTCAATCaactgtaataaaaaaaatagaaagtttgtaatgcttttaccaattTCGACCATCTATTTTATATTGTTCGTTAAGTAAATgatctatatatttttttgtttaaaaaaaatatttttttattttctttgctgaAATGATAATTTACGATATCAACAATTCCAATTATAAACATGAAGTTTATTGTGTGTCTTGAGTGACTCCACGTCATCCTTGGGCAGGCAAGTTGAACCAAATAAAAGGTCCCAAAATTAGGAAAaatttgctcaaaaattgaaaattcctTTTTCTCTCTGAAGTTCTGAACTCTCACGCCCGTCGCTGTCCCTCTCACTCTCTCAAAGCGCTGGCCTCTAAACCCCTaccccctccctccctctttcTCTTTCATATCTTCCTCTCTCTAGGTCCCTGGCGCTTGATTCTCTTTCGCTCAAGGTACCTCTATTGGGATTTGGATTTTGGGTCTTTGTGTTTCTTTTCACTCCCTCTTTTCACTGACTCTTAATTTTTGGTGTGTGTTAGGTTTTCTGCTGGTCAAAGGAACGGCCATTGAGTTTGAGGTATGTTGTTTTTCTCGACAATTAGTGTTGGAGGAGTGGAATTGGGTGATGTATAGgccatttttgtttgttttttttgatGGATTCAAACTTATTTATCATCAAAGCTGCGGGATGCTGCAAGTATTTTTGGGTCAGTTTTCATGGTTTGTTTGTTCTTTTGCTAGTTTAGGTGCTCATTGATGGTGTCTTTTAGTTCTGCAATCTGACATGGAAGTCCCATTCTCCTAGACCCAGTGTGGAGTGGAGGATAAATACCTACCGTTGGATTAAAGATATTAGGGCGGGTGACCACAATTTCCTTAATTTGATAACAGTTAGTCATTTAACTTTTGTTGTTGTACTTTATCCTCCGCTGTTGTATTAAGATTGAACGGTGGGTGGCCACAGTTTCCTTGTACCCTGGCCCTGGGGTCTCGGAGACATTTCAGCAGTGGACATAGCTCTACCTG
Encoded proteins:
- the LOC114819775 gene encoding guanosine nucleotide diphosphate dissociation inhibitor 2-like, with the protein product MDTATQRPNPKVKTKPGNGYYIALSESKCKNERVHKVPTTDMEALKPLLMGLFEKRRAFKFIIYVQDYSETDPKTREGMDLTRVTTRDLIAKYGLDDNTVDFIGHALALHRDDCYLNEPALDIVKRMKLEFNEEGKVIGVTYEGETTKCKKVVCDPSYLPNKVRNVVKVAKAIAIMSHPIPNTNESHSMQVLDFSVDLSAAEEGIAKLHVVLELIIVLCSKCTELLKLPYLWRW